The following proteins come from a genomic window of Lolium rigidum isolate FL_2022 chromosome 5, APGP_CSIRO_Lrig_0.1, whole genome shotgun sequence:
- the LOC124657992 gene encoding uncharacterized protein LOC124657992, which produces MSDFSRSAPPPSPAAKSCTFTAEITITEESSGSRRTFHVDESVLKKWQLEWDMRKEQDDEEQQYRNEMKEKMMDAAFEPEAFGDPVSIYQKPHHTDQASLLISSVVSIALFNGDVLVYACSGIAVRHWHGNIKDFHTIFATSARLAQKFNDNRTRDDNLRIEVRTSDNRTLVGFLGLYDEKNGIAIVTSLSVECVYTMDTCNPVDLSRGQPDGELFAFGCATNGTLMRANCSHPVFEDKDLVSVNCMITESGCGGPVMYFDFGESVHIDIAGLIVESCQGKITLLSAKKLHNWLQHVLLITSTTSHFRGYSLPEGVETVIPSGFMVESKILQSLGYPLPPPLLFELNGRLAGSFEEHFGQLHYWEGYPFDFSYDYGRYPIWDQLGGTLTRQISESVVSVASFKDNKRCFACTGLLITGGECQFVLTSASLVRTGAVEGEIDEKLTIEVFLPPNPPVEGILELYHQSYNIALVRLKRDPIAGISPEGILNVQEFRDTEWMADMQDGNMIRRRRDKHRVVAIGRATKQSHGLLMASIGELKGKYKAFLSTGMSKKPYCPDLRLSTCQIKKVGIGGPLISLHTGIFFGMNFYDESGTTPFLPRKEILTVLMEGFDLLESSTLVGRPIKMDLSSKTLKRKRNQWPVSKPYWFLG; this is translated from the exons ATGTCTGATTTCTCCagatctgctcctcctccttccccaGCTGCGAAAAGCTGCACGTT CACTGCAGAGATCACCATCACGGAGGAGAGCAGCGGCAGTCGGCGGACCTTTCATGTGGATGAATCCGTTTTGAAGAAGTGGCAAT TGGAATGGGATATGAGAAAGGAGCAAGACGATGAGGAACAGCAGTACAGGAATGAGATGAAGGAAAAGATGATGGATGCTGCATTCGAACCGGAAGCATTTGGTGACCCAGTCAGCATTTACCAAAAACCACACCACACTGACCAAGCTTCACTTTTGATATCCAGTGTTGTCTCAATTGCTTTGTTCAATG GAGACGTGTTGGTATATGCATGCTCCGGAATAGCTGTACGCCACTGGCATGGTAATATAAAAGATTTCCATACAATATTTGCGACTTCTGCACGTTTGGCCCAGAAATTTAATGACAATAGAACCAGAGATGATAATTTGAGG ATCGAAGTTCGTACTTCTGATAATAGAACTCTAGTTGGCTTTTTGGGACTATATGATGAAAAGAATGGTATCGCTATTGTCACGTCTTTGAGCGTTGAATGTGTCTACACTATGGATACCTGTAATCCTGTGGATCTGTCCCGAGGCCAACCCGATGGTGAGCTATTTGCATTTGGCTGTGCTACCAATGGCACTTTGATGAGAGCAAATTGTTCCCATCCTGTTTTCGAGGATAAAGACCTTGTGTCAGTCAACTGTATGATAACAGAG AGTGGATGTGGAGGGCCAGTTATGTATTTTGACTTTGGTGAATCTGTACATATTGATATTGCTGGGCTTATCGTTGAATCTTGTCAAGGCAAGATCACCCTTCTATCAGCGAAGAAACTTCATAATTGGTTGCAGCATGTTCTTCTGATAACCAG TACAACTTCCCACTTTCGTGGATATTCATTGCCTGAAGGTGTAGAAACAGTCATCCCTTCAG GATTTATGGTAGAATCTAAGATTCTTCAGTCCTTGGGCTATCCCCTGCCACCTCCACTCTTGTTTGAGC TCAATGGGAGATTGGCTGGTAGTTTTGAAGAGCATTTTGGTCAACTTCATTATTGGGAAGGGTATCCTTTCGATTTCTCTTATGATTATGGGAGGTATCCTATCTGGGATCAACTTGGTGGAACATTAACTCGGCAAATTTCCGAAAGTGTTGTCTCGGTTGCTTCATTCAAGG ATAACAAGAGGTGTTTTGCTTGCACAGGCCTGCTTATAACAGGCGGAGAGTGCCAGTTTGTTCTTACTTCGGCCAGTTTGGTCAGGACTGGTGCTGTTGAAGGCGAGATTGATGAGAAGTTGACG ATTGAGGTGTTCCTCCCGCCAAACCCTCCCGTGGAGGGGATACTGGAACTGTATCATCAAAGTTACAACATTGCCCTTGTCCGTCTAAAACGTGATCCCATTGCTGGTATTTCTCCAGAAGGAATCTTGAATGTCCAGGAATTTAGAGATACAGAGTGGATGGCAGATATGCAGGATGGCAATATGATAAGGCGTCGCCGTGACAAGCATCGGGTAGTAGCTATTGGGCGTGCGACTAAACAGTCTCACGGATTATTGATGGCATCAATTGGTGAATTAAAGGGTAAATACAAGGCTTTTCTCTCTACTGGTATGTCAAAAAAGCCTTATTGTCCAGACCTTCGTTTGTCCACATGTCAAATCAAGAAG GTTGGAATTGGAGGCCCCCTTATTAGTTTGCATACAGGCATTTTCTTTGGCATGAACTTTTATGATGAAAGTGGAACAACTCCTTTTCTGCCAAGGAAGGAGATTCTAACAGTTTTGATGGAGGGGTTTGATCTGTTAGAAAG